In Lycium ferocissimum isolate CSIRO_LF1 chromosome 7, AGI_CSIRO_Lferr_CH_V1, whole genome shotgun sequence, the sequence TATAATGTCCACAAGATAGGCAACTCTGGATCCAAAACCAATCAACTATCGTTAAAGCTGTTGGTAACTTTGTGATAACACAACACAAACGTATCCTAGAtataattcttttaaaattaaGATAACGCTATATAAAATTCAAGTTTATAACAGTTAATAAGATAGCTgtatttactaaaaaaaataagatagcTGTTTACTCACTGATTCAAATATTTGAGCACCCATGAAATTACTCGATAATTTCCATTTTTCACAATTTTACAATTTACAACTTGCAAGATACACTAGGAAATCATCAACTACAAACAGAAATGGTACTCTAAGAAAGTAAACTAAGTAATTTAGAACATCAAAGGAATTCAGTTAAGTCAATAGTACAACACTGCACTTGGTCTTTAGCATGTTTGCTCTTAATGTAGATCAtatataataatcgaatgcaTTTCTGCAGATACGTACAAGCAATGAACCTAGACTGTCATTTTTCAAAGAGTGAAGCTGGGAagaagtgattttttttttataatcaaaCACTTGGGGTATGACTGGATGGATCTAACGTAACTTTAACAAAAGTAGATCGAGATTTGAAAATACTCTAATTAAATCAACGAAATCCAAAATCGGAGGCACATGCCACCAATATTATAGTAACTAATTATTCGTTCAAAGTGCGGTTCACATCATTCCCCTCATCACAAAATATTCATAAACCCAACAATCAACATACATACTACCCCTTTAACAACAACGGTTCCAATTTATGAACCACGCAAAAGATAATACAAATACAATAAGCCAAAAAATGCGTTTAGTGCCTGAAAACAACTCAAACAAGCAGCCTTTACCGTACCAAACCAAAGCTCATGTGCAACATTACCCTTTTTGcttctttgttttccttttttctttttttaataatggTGGTTTTCAGATGATGAAAAAAGTGTTCAAACCTGATTAAATACACCTCGATTATACCGTTTATCCACTAAAATTCGGTGGACGAAAACAAACTTCCAACATATAACTCCTTAggtggattaaaaaaaaatcacctatGTAGTATTATTTTGCCTTTGAAGCTTTGATCTCAAAGTTTGCACCATCACTATGATGCACCTTGGTTGAGCAAACTAATCATACCCTCGTGATCTAACTtctatactccctccgtttcataataATTGACGTGTTTAGATTGGTACACAAAAAATTACTCACTCCTAGAAAGTAAGAAGTGGCTTTTACTAATTTTACTAATTTATCTTTAATCAAATAAGTTGAAAAAGAAGTACTATTATTTAAAAtagtttcttgattatgtaaaactctatttatttaaatataagtTCGTGAAAATCACTTGTttgtttattttgaaataaaatgaaaatgtaaaaacataaggagaattttttcttttttaaaaaaaaaaaaaaaaaaaaagaattaagatGGACCCTAGATTGAAACTAGGCAGCAATTTCCAAATCTTATTTTCAaactcaaaatttccaaattgACATAGAAGTCTCCGCTTACTCGAGATCTCACAATCTAAATTCAACATCGACATCATACTTCTGCTACAATTCTTCAGTTTCCATTAAAGATCTATCATCAAAAATCTTGTTCACGAATGAGAAACTACTGATTGCTGATCTACTGGAGCCAAATACTCAAAATTTATGCAAGTACTAACACTTGTGACTTCATTTTCAAGTATTTTGGAGGACTACAAAAGAGTGACTCCAAATGAGTAGATCATACAGCTAACTTAAATCACATGCAATGTCCACTCAAATTATTAACAGCCACGTAATGTGTACAGAAGTTCCACTAGATACAACAAAGTAAAAATCAAAGCACTGTCAGTTTCACTCAGAAATATCAATCTGAACCACCTAATCACAGGCCTAGTAAAAAATATCTGAAATTAAGCATCCCATAAGCATAATTATCGGTAATTCAGAAATTAAGTCAAGTGATTAACAATTAAAGATGGATCCTTTCTAGTTTTTAGGTTGAAACGGTAGCAAAAAGAAAGAGATCATAAGCCAAATATTCAAGctagaaacaaggagaaaaagaaaagtaaaataacgACATTAAATtaaattctccaaaaaaaaaaaaaaaaaaagggacaacaGAGCGAAATTAACCTCCATGGTCAATCTCTACAGCAATACTTTTGGCCTTTACTCTTCAGGTTTTCTGCAGAGGATCATATGCATTGGAGAGAAAATCCCTTTTTCACCACCTTGAGATAAATAATCAGCAGTCACAAACAACATCTCGTGAACATCAACTGTACCTTTTGGTGCTATTCCAAGAAAAGCAAGAATTGTAACCAAAATATGGTTCCTCCAGTAAGCAATTCTTCCCATTTTCAGCCTTGTCCACCATGGATTTGAAGGTGGCTTTGCCAAATCCTTTTCCTTCACCACTTCAAAACCCACTTTCTTAGCAACTTCAGCAATGTCCTTGTAACTTCTCAACCCTGGTAAAGCATCACCCCTTTCAATTCCATGAATAATCTCCACATGTTCCGGGTCTTCATGTTGGTACAATTCGGTTGTAACCCATTCATAAGAAACGTAAAAAGATCCGGGTTTTATGACCCGGTAGATCTCCTTGTACACTTCTTCAAGTTTAGGAGCATGACATGTAGCTTCGATGGAATAAGCTCCATCGAAGCTATTGTCTGCGAAGGGCATTTGCAGGAAATTCCCGCAAACGACCTCGCAGAGTGAATCGAGCCCGGCTTTTTTATTATGCATCCGGGCTCGTTTCACTTGGTACTCATTAATAGTAATCCCAACAACATTCGCTTTAGAATGGGCCGCGATAGCCCGCATCGGCCCGCCCACACCACAACCCGCATCAAGAATGCGGGCTCCGGGCTTTACGCCTAACAGATCGACAGCCATCTCTTCATGAACACGCGTGGCTTCACGATGAGATTTACCGGGGAGAGAAGGGGAAAAGTGAAAAGATTGACCCCAACCCCATTCGTAAATATCAGTAACAAGATTATAGAAAGTATCGACAAATGCAGGGACTTTATCGGTTTTTTCGATTTCTTTAGGGGTGCGGAAAAATGACCAGTATTGTTTATAGTTGTCTTGGACTTTTTCTTTGTCGATTGAACCACCAGAAAGGTTGACGCCGCGTTTACCCTTAACCTCAGCGGAGCCAAATCCGAAAACGAAAAAATAGATTGCGCCGGCGAAAAGGGCGGTACAAATGAGAATGAGAGAATCCATTTTTGGTGGATGTGAAAAAAGGGGAAGGTGAGAGAGCAAAGTGAAGCGTGAGAGAGCAGTGGGGTTTTATGAAGAGAGCGCGTGAAGATTCATATTACTAGTAGCAGAGAGGGTTTCGGTTGAGTTCAGATTGATGACAATGACAGCCAGCTGAACAACTAATGACACGTCTAACATAAGTTGCCATTGGTAcattaaggatttttttttttctttctaagggGCCCTTTAGATATTTCATCTTTGCTGTCCCCACCATAAATACAAAGGTGAATTTAAAATTTGGACTTGAGTTTAATCGTTGAAATTATTTTACACgcaaattttattttagaagTTTTGAATTCTACATTTaacatttattaaatttttagtagttttacatttaaatgtaaaaatttCTAGATTTGGTTGAACTCGAATACTAAATCCAATGGCAGAGCCAGAATTATGGTTACAACTTACGAGATCCCAATAGcttaagttgaaattttgtgattttgcTAAGGATTCATTTAATAtgcataaataatttatcctgaactcaataaataaataaaaattgtgaCTCAAAAATCATAAACTAACAATCTTGGTTCCACCTCTAGATATATTCGCCTTTACCTACCGGATGTTTACACCATACAAACAACTTTAACCTTAACAATTGgacattaaagaaaaaatacatACACTTAATCAGTAATTaagtaataaatttttatataggaaatatatattttttaatttatataggATGTAAGCAATTTTTTCCgagatatatatttgtatatgtatactatccATTTGATTAGATTTTGATGCGAACTATCCTTGATTCCTTCTGACTAGCTTTTTATTCAACTTCTTTAAGAAGCACTTCTATAATACTAACAAATTTTCACGATTCACGCCAAATTTCCAGTATCAAAACAAATTAATCCTATTTAGTTGATATCTCATAGTATCATCAATTTGTGATTATTATGACAAGGGAAATGCCCAatccttttctattttttggttAAGCATGGTATATAATTCCCAATGGAAAGTCTAATGGAATTTTGCACTTTTTGATTTTTGACGCCAGAATCCCAGTCCAAAGTCTCCATAAAAGAttacttttaaaaagaaaaatcaaactttaaaGTTTGAATCTTGAAAACTGTGGGCTCCATGTTTATATCTCATTTTCCATTAACACAAAAAGATTATTCTACTAATAcagttgttgatattttgtaaaGATCTTTCGTACACGAGACAATCACGTTTCTCCCATATTGAAATGGGTGACAGCTTGATGAGGAATAAATATCCTCTCATCCCAACTTGATTGTGACATTTTATTTAGTAAGATTTTTTCTACAAActaatgaattaaaaaaatgccTTCCAGGTAAATGCAGCAACAAACCCATGTAGTAATAATAGCAGTAGTAGTAGTAAATTATGATCTTTATGATTCAACCAATGCCCAGGTAACGTTTTTGGTTGAATCAGCCCAAAACACTttttattgttattatcatATTCTAATTCTTTTCATTTGCTAAAACCTTTACCttttctcctatatatatatatatatatatatatatatataggcaataGAAGAATGATGTCGCATCTCTCTTTGACCAACgatcttatttatcttttttctcttcttttttttttgacaattttccctatttctctattttttattGTGCAAGAATAAATGTGTCAATTACTACTCCTCCACTCATATATTCTTTAATGTAAAAACTTAATGGTCTTTATTTCCATTACTcccataactttttattttcataacccCTAAATAATTAATAGTCATGTTCATGGCATCATTTGATATTCCATATTGttatcctataaatagaggcactGTAAAACTTTGTTGTAATGATACACATCCTTGTGCTAATAGTTGCTAGAAGCCTAGAAGTGATTACCAATTGCAGGAAAGAAATATTtctaaaacaattatttaagcAAGGGATTCACTTTCTAATTCGTCTTGAGCTACGAGAGACTTATTTGTGGGATAGTAAGAGCTGGTATTCAATGCTAACATGCTATATTCCATGCCAAAATAGTTGAACttctatttaaattttcaacGTGCATTTAAGTGTTGTTTTAGTCagatttttaagatttttggtgGTTTACATGTTAACTTCGGGGCTGAGGATGTGTAACCATGTTTTCTCTTTACAGTTATTGCTTTTTATTTGAGATGACTGCTCTTTTTACTCTTAAATAGTTTTGGTCTCCGGTGTTGGGGTGTGAACCACTGAGATTGCTTCTTCATGTAAAAAAGTTATGAGTTTACATCTTAGGTAGAGTGCTGTAGATAGCTTTCATGGTGGTGAAAAGCTTAAAGACAATTTTTCTGCTAGTAATCATACCACTTGTAATTGAAAAGTTGAGATTGTTGTTCCAAAATGATAAAATAGCGTCATTTATTCAAATTACAGAAgtattataaatttataattttatgaGGACGTGACagtcttttactttttttagtCAATCCCTTCAACAATAGTTCTTTGGTTATAATTAGCTTATGCAGTTTTGATTTTGTTCGATTATTTGCAACTTAAAATATATAGGAAATTATTTAAAACTAATTCTAGAAAGTAGAAAGGTTATAATAAAATTTGCACATAAACTCATGCAAAATCTATACTTGTTAGAGATTTACTAAAAACTGTACTTTGTAACATATCATGCAATATACTTTTAAtgattatttcttttctttattttacaaCACATTTATCTTCTCTCATTTTTTgattgttttcaatttttttctttatattatttgaaGAATTTCAAAAGTCATTCTTTCTAACTTGTGGTACTTTTTGTATTCAAGAAGATCTTTTACATTActaaaataagaggaaaaggctATTACTTAATGCGTTCACTCTTTTTGACAATTAGGAAAGCTAACTATCCATGGTTAAAATGGAGAAAGTGTCAACTCTTGTGATGATGCATATTAGCTTCAGTCATTATTGTACACACACCATTATTTACGAgcaaaaggaaaagaagctttctttttaattttttattgtaGCAAAACATGTATGATTAATTCAATCAAGAAAAGATACTTATTGGACTAGGTGAACATAACTTCAACATTTGATTAGTTTAAAGTTTGTGAAAAGCACAAGTATAGTTTAATCAATttcttaatttatatatttatattttatttgtgtttatttCAAATCCGAGGTATACATCCTTCAAGAATAAGATTTCGACACAATTTGACACGAAACAAAAAACGATTACAACATAATGTTTTAAATTTCACCTTAAAGGGTATGAGGAGTGGTCTTTCTAatgttttttttgttgctaataAATTTTGTGTTTTATTCTGCAAAGTTTAGCTTCTCAATAAATGACTAATAATTatttaagtatttttatttgTGAGAATTAGTATGTTTAGGATGAGAAATAAATCGAAGTATGTCCTTTAATAAACTCAATGTTATTTTTCTCATGATCGCGCGAAGCACTGGTTGTTTCCCTAGTTATAGTATTATAGTAGATCTAAAAGGATTCAGCCATAGGCCTGGTTGAATATCGTTTGTccacaaataaaacaaaacaaaacaaagtacTAGATTTTTAGTAGTAGTTCATGGACCTCGAATTCCCACGTTCAGCATGCATTATGCAACAGTCCCACCAACAacttgttggaaatcttacaaAAAATACTTAATTATGAACACTGTACTGAATTCTTGAAAGCTTGAGGCATGACCAATGACgttgtccttaaggatatttcacccggtgTAAGTGTATCCCTcaagattcaacaagctcttctagtacaaaactagggttttaatTTAACAAAGATATATCTTAACGTAAACCCAACACAATATAATATGGAAGAAGAATTTCTCTTGATTTGTGGTTTTGTATCTCCCAACAATGGAAAGATAtgttataactatatataagtgAGGATCCATGAGTTTTGTAGTTCTCATATCTTTAGAACTTTCATTTTTGACCTTTATTTGCATAGCTACCATGTACCCCATGTTTTGGTAAATTTTTGAAAGTTTGATGGCATTTATACTCCAAATGCAACAAAAGTGGTGTTAGAGGAGAACAAACAATtgataaatgttcttgaattctttccaaaagtttGCTAAGGGTCCCACATATTATTCTACTACATGCACATATTGTTTGCCCAATCTCCATAAGTTCTACATTTTCACGGaccatttgttttttttattttttaaagttgcaGGCATACTCTAAGAAGGATTCAAGCCTTTTCATTGTATATCCAGCATAACTTTATTCTGCAGAActtatgccggacaaggcaaaGTTTCTATAAACTTATGTCGCCCGAATTAGTTACTACAACACTTCTGCCGGATAAATTCATTTCTACAAAACTTATGTCGGACAAGGCAAAGTTCTTATGTAACTTGCTCGAACctttgccttgcaattttttttttttcgactctGTTGGGGATTGAACCCAAAATCTCTGATTTCGTAGACCAGCGAATAAGAGTACTTTgacccacaaattttcattaaatgagtagtaggggcaaaattaaagactaaaGACCAGTCCAAAAATtgctatttttatattttgagtttgggcccggaCTCAGCACGGACCTCCAGTAACTAGTAgatatatatagccaaggaatTTGGACAAGGCTAGCAACTGATAACGTTCAGAAATTATCAAGGCTATTCAATACTAATCAATTTGTCTGTTACAATTGATGATAATGGCTAATTATATGTAGTAATGGCCAACTAACGTATAAAACAATAAGGCTCTTTAGTAATTGTCTTTTTACAATTACTATTGAATGTCTttaaaatatgaatgaaataaagACCCATTTGAATGGCATTTAGGGAATGAATTTAGATAAGAATTCTTTTCGAGAtatcatattaattttttcaacACAACTCAGCTAAGAGTTGagtcatctttttttctttttttttctttttctagaaacATAATAGAATAAAGAATGAGATAGTATATATCGTGTATTGATCATATAATCACTCTACGAATAGGCCAATTCTCTATGACCTCCTATCGTTCACGATATCCTTTGCTTCTTGCTAAAACAACTCTGACTTCCTATCGTTCACCATATCCTTTGCTTCTCGCTAAAACAACTCTTCGGTGGAGAAGTAGAAGCGATGgtcttcttccttcaacttGCTTGTGTTATTGGATATTTTGTGATATTTAGAATGCATCACAAGtatcaatatatgaaaaatagacTACCTAAAAGGAAGATATGACAATTACTTGGTGacatacaaaataataaaatttcggCCGAATATTCAACGGAAAAACAAATGTATCTAATCtgactaagagcccgtttggattggcttgtaAGTTGGTCAACCAGgttataagccatttttaacttatttgggtGTTTGACAGAAATAGAAAAcagcttaaattaagttaaaaaatgcttaaaataagccaaaaccaagaagttgcttaaccccaacttatttattttttttggcttaaaagccattttggtttgactaacaactttacccttttatcccttatattttctattaattccAATACTgcccttacttctaaaaaccctttaagcatttttatccaaatatgtaactgcttatttataaaataacttgcAGCACTTGTGCTTTAAAGCCACTTTTTtttagctaatccaaacgggctctaagaaAACTGACAACTGTAAAAGTTACACTTAATATACTTTGTtaacttttcaagaaaaattgtaaaaacatgcaataataaggaaataataaggaacccataggctggctgaatcaacatgtgatgtCAAAACATGCAATGATAAGGAAATAAGATTAACACATGATGATCTACTAAAAGTCTGACTGAAATATATTAAATGCGAAATTACTGACTTAAGTTTAAAATATCTGAAATATatgccaacaaggctaacatttCAAAGTCTTCTAATATCTGACTGACTGGactatgtctatgaagcctctaaataATATCtatctatgaagcctctaaataATACTAAAAGATACTGTCTAAAACTGGAAAGGCTAAAAGCAGGATAATGAGGAACCGGGGCTCACCAAGCAATCGATACGAAAGTCCTAAGCTGGGGCCGGACCGTCAACCTGTATATCGTTGcctgcatcgcgagatgcaTGCCCCCAAgtaataaaaagggacatcagcacatttgaattgtaatgGTATGTAATGCAACTGAAAGAAGAAATACaagtactgaaactgaactaaacAAGAAAGTAAGAATCTGAAGTACTCCCCGCTCTGAATGAAGAATCACCTGTATAACTATAaatataaactgtggcctagggcccaaataatgtgcacaaaaactgtggcctcaggcccaagcaatacgtatgcataaactgtggcctaaggcccaaaaatacagatacaggtgttcaacattaaacaatttacaagaCTGAGACTGGCTATAGCTGATGGGTGTACAAGGACCGGGTTGGTtcagattttttaaacaccaaaccaaaccaattgcgtcgggtttttaaatttatacatcaaaccaaaccaataaaattcgggttttttcGGGTTATTcgattttctcgggttattcgggttttttttcggaatagtcttgatacaaaacatataacttttacttcaaatatttctttaatcctagtaagatacaactatgtaattaaggtgtttcaaaagaaaataacacaaaatgtgagaagagtgatgacattgtattaaaatattcaacaaaatataataaaatcggttaaaataaatattgctaattaataagccataaagaaaatgaccataatctaaaaatactaagtcatgctaaaataagtacggctaataagtattaattacatgacaagaaaaaaaaaacttaagttatgtattttcactctttaAACCAggttatgcaaaactaaagaatagatatccaacattattgtcatttctatgggtaaattgaaattcttttgttagtattagtgttgagttggttttggtttggactttatatgagttactaacatcaaTATAAAACTTACTCACATTCAAAAtcctaagttcaagcttgaataatatgataatagatgaaaaactacgaaaaaaattaagaaatatttataaattacattacaaataaatatttttatgtataaaatatttaaaaatttaatacatgtaatgtcgggttggtttggttcggtttgactttttttagctaaaaccaaaccaaaccaattatggtcggttttttttttccaacaccaaaccaagtcaaaccaaaccactagtcgggtttttttctcggtttatcggtttggtgcggtttatcgatttactttgtacacccttAGCTGATAGCATGATAATCAAGTTTCGATTATGGAACATAAACAAATAACTGATTATATACTGACTGAGACTCATATGatgtcaatacacaagtctataatgattacgtactgagttcatgatattcaaagtgattaccatgaacgaattatgaaactatagcCCCAGAAGATAACaattctacaactattcaagaaactagggctaaactgtattctgagtcaaattactgataAACATGTAGAATGAGGCGTAAGGAGAATCATAAAtgttccctaacgtagatagttagcctcacatacctgtaatCGCTCCAATCCAACGAACTAAACTGCTTTTCTTACGTAGAACGCCAAAACTCTAGCTTTGAATCACTTGGAaaggatttaccttggaaatcctatgttttggttgaagaatcatgttactaatcatgaataattgttggaattactTAGGAATTGTTAGAGCGATCTTACCTTGACGTGGGAGCATGAGGAGAGGAGGAAAATGACTGCTTAGGGCTTTAGAACGAAGTTGTAATGTCTAATAATTGAAATTTCcagttaagtgttgaatttatagcatGGGGCATTTTGGACCCCAGGCTCGCCGAGCGCGGTCTATGGCTTGCCCCTGCCTCGCTTTGGGGCGTGCTCAGCGAGCTCCCTTATCCATTTTACACTTAGacgattttcttgaatttgtccCACTTTTGGACCCCTACCTCGCTGAGAGCGGTCCAAGGCGAGCCCTTTCCTCGCTTTGGGGCGAGCTCGGCGAGCTCCCCTGTCACTTTTACACTTAGTCGATAGCGTTCattaaaatgggcataactcctagcataGAGCTCCGTTCGGGCTtcacaatataccgttggaaatctatttcaaagggctacaactttcatgttttactttttctcaaattcttaaCAAATTTTTACTAAATCGGGCTGGAAGGCAGACCTACCGAAAAattagccgattctatcgaatctgagCACCCctctattagccattttgagacgatcatatctccttgattTGGACTCCGATTGGCCTGATCCTTATATGCTTGGAAAGGCATTTCgatgtactacaactttcattaggAACCTTTTCCAAATTACTAACGAATCAAGGTATTATGTTTGCCCGAAGTAGGCCCCTCAGCCACTTTCGCAAagcgttcaaaccttcaaatttcctctgaaactctaacgatacgagtctaacctttattttatgATATGGGTGTTACACGCTGATCCTCTTTTGTCAACTTGCTTGTGCTATTGGATATTTTGTGATATTTAGAATGCATCAAAAGTATCAATTTATGAAAAATAGACTACCTAAAAGCAAGATATGACAATTACTTGGTgacaaacaaa encodes:
- the LOC132065186 gene encoding 24-methylenesterol C-methyltransferase 2-like, whose amino-acid sequence is MDSLILICTALFAGAIYFFVFGFGSAEVKGKRGVNLSGGSIDKEKVQDNYKQYWSFFRTPKEIEKTDKVPAFVDTFYNLVTDIYEWGWGQSFHFSPSLPGKSHREATRVHEEMAVDLLGVKPGARILDAGCGVGGPMRAIAAHSKANVVGITINEYQVKRARMHNKKAGLDSLCEVVCGNFLQMPFADNSFDGAYSIEATCHAPKLEEVYKEIYRVIKPGSFYVSYEWVTTELYQHEDPEHVEIIHGIERGDALPGLRSYKDIAEVAKKVGFEVVKEKDLAKPPSNPWWTRLKMGRIAYWRNHILVTILAFLGIAPKGTVDVHEMLFVTADYLSQGGEKGIFSPMHMILCRKPEE